Proteins encoded together in one Bacteroides zoogleoformans window:
- a CDS encoding lipopolysaccharide biosynthesis protein — translation MPEASRLKKSLLNARVNLIFYFLNLALSFFSRKIFLDTLGADFMGLIGTMNNLLGFLNLAELGISTAIGYVLYKPLFEHNEPKINEIISVFGFIYRRIGFIILSAGCVLACFMPLIFPNNVFDLESVYFAFFSYLTTSLIGYFANYKQTLLGADQRNYVVTAYYQSAIIVKTLLQMALVYYTGNYYLWISMELLLGVTYSIILNWKVNQVYPWLRSEIKQGKLLFKKYPEVIKYTKQLFVHKIGGFVQFQTTPFLVYAFVSLKTVAYYGNYTLIIDKISIFISNLLGSTNAGVGNLIAEGNPKRILQVFWELMGIRFLIAGTISFALLQLTDAFISLWLGNEYIISRHILYLIILNSFIGYTRGATDQFIYGYGLFQDTWAPVAEVSINLIVAIVSGYFWGLPGILMGNITSLLLIIVLWKPYFLYSKGFKMPIVHYWIGYIKHLIIISLPAIACYFLLPSSSFTPEKSFAHWIIYGAAISSAYGIMTYALLFFLTPGIRAFTYRAIKRKR, via the coding sequence ATGCCTGAAGCCTCGCGACTAAAAAAATCATTGCTCAATGCCCGGGTCAACCTCATCTTCTACTTTTTGAATCTGGCTTTGTCTTTCTTCTCAAGAAAGATTTTTCTGGATACGCTGGGAGCCGATTTCATGGGACTGATAGGCACCATGAACAACCTGCTGGGTTTCCTTAACCTTGCCGAACTGGGCATCAGCACCGCGATAGGCTATGTGCTGTACAAACCACTTTTTGAACACAACGAGCCTAAAATCAATGAAATAATCTCCGTATTCGGATTCATATACCGCCGCATCGGATTCATCATTCTAAGCGCAGGCTGTGTGCTTGCGTGCTTCATGCCACTTATCTTCCCCAACAATGTATTCGACTTGGAGAGTGTCTATTTTGCTTTCTTTTCATACCTCACCACCTCGCTGATAGGCTATTTTGCCAACTATAAACAAACGTTGTTGGGAGCAGACCAAAGAAATTATGTGGTGACAGCTTATTACCAAAGTGCCATAATTGTGAAAACACTCTTGCAAATGGCATTGGTGTATTATACAGGCAATTATTACTTATGGATAAGCATGGAACTTCTGTTGGGAGTCACCTACTCCATCATTCTGAATTGGAAAGTGAATCAAGTATATCCTTGGTTACGAAGTGAAATAAAGCAAGGAAAGCTCCTTTTCAAGAAATATCCGGAGGTGATAAAATATACCAAGCAACTGTTTGTACACAAAATAGGCGGCTTCGTACAGTTTCAAACCACTCCTTTTTTAGTGTACGCCTTCGTCTCATTGAAAACAGTGGCCTACTATGGCAACTATACGCTCATCATTGATAAAATCAGCATCTTCATCAGCAACCTGCTGGGAAGCACCAATGCCGGTGTGGGAAACCTTATTGCAGAAGGCAACCCTAAACGCATCTTACAGGTTTTCTGGGAACTGATGGGAATACGTTTTTTGATAGCCGGGACGATTTCGTTCGCTCTGCTCCAACTGACCGACGCCTTTATCTCACTGTGGTTAGGAAATGAATATATCATATCAAGACATATATTATACCTGATAATCCTGAACTCCTTCATCGGCTATACGCGCGGCGCCACAGACCAGTTTATCTACGGATATGGATTGTTTCAAGACACATGGGCACCTGTCGCAGAGGTAAGCATCAATTTGATTGTAGCCATCGTAAGCGGCTACTTTTGGGGATTGCCAGGAATATTGATGGGCAATATCACCAGCCTGCTGCTGATTATCGTTTTGTGGAAACCTTATTTTCTTTACTCGAAAGGCTTCAAAATGCCTATTGTACATTATTGGATAGGCTACATCAAACATTTGATAATCATATCGCTGCCAGCCATAGCGTGCTATTTTCTCTTGCCAAGCAGTAGCTTTACTCCCGAAAAATCATTTGCGCATTGGATTATCTACGGAGCGGCGATAAGCTCCGCCTACGGGATTATGACCTATGCCCTGCTCTTTTTCCTGACCCCAGGCATACGTGCGTTTACTTACAGAGCCATAAAAAGAAAGCGTTAG
- a CDS encoding glycosyltransferase codes for MNILFLHPVMFHPQRGGIERVSDLLSREFLRRGHHVLCLHNVRDETRMDYAYPTPLHFFPNSIQETEKNGLFYRDFLHEHHIDIVINQDPLAYNKLCHYSKDICGVHTISVIHQYPLGIYNHLFELIMWKKGKNTLMGKLRRGARIIKAPFIKYNFKRTLKADYKNIFAYTDLLCLLSLKFIPDLKQICSKNLERVIAVPNPNTYPVQKETGYSKKKQLLYVGRIEWYQKRVGRLIDIWRCVYRKFPDWELVIVGDGPIREDLEKKALRMERIIFTGWQDPESFYRNASILCLTSDFEGWGMVLTEAMTFGTIPVAFESFASVTDIIEDGKTGMLVPPFSRKQFARKLEVLMADEELRSSMSKACARYVKCFDIQNVADKWEEVFNRLKDKGH; via the coding sequence ATGAATATATTGTTTTTACATCCCGTTATGTTCCATCCCCAAAGAGGAGGAATTGAAAGAGTGAGCGACCTCTTATCCCGCGAATTTCTGAGGCGAGGGCATCATGTGCTTTGCCTGCACAATGTGCGGGATGAAACCCGCATGGATTACGCTTATCCTACCCCATTGCATTTTTTCCCTAACTCTATTCAGGAAACAGAAAAAAATGGATTGTTTTATCGCGATTTTCTACATGAGCATCATATCGATATAGTCATAAATCAGGATCCGTTGGCTTATAACAAATTATGCCATTACTCTAAAGATATTTGCGGGGTACATACCATATCGGTGATTCATCAATATCCTCTTGGCATTTATAACCATTTGTTCGAGCTTATAATGTGGAAAAAGGGTAAAAACACCTTGATGGGAAAACTCAGAAGGGGAGCCCGTATCATAAAGGCGCCTTTCATAAAGTATAATTTTAAACGGACATTAAAAGCTGATTATAAGAATATTTTTGCTTATACAGATTTGCTTTGTCTGCTTTCGCTTAAGTTCATTCCGGACTTGAAGCAAATTTGTTCAAAGAATTTGGAGCGTGTGATTGCCGTTCCCAATCCGAATACATACCCGGTCCAAAAGGAGACAGGATATTCAAAAAAGAAGCAACTGTTGTATGTCGGACGTATAGAATGGTATCAAAAGCGAGTCGGCCGTCTCATAGATATTTGGAGGTGTGTATATAGAAAGTTTCCGGACTGGGAATTGGTTATTGTGGGTGATGGCCCTATCAGAGAAGACTTGGAGAAGAAAGCTTTGAGGATGGAGCGGATTATCTTTACCGGTTGGCAAGATCCCGAGTCGTTCTATCGGAATGCAAGTATTTTGTGCCTGACAAGTGATTTTGAGGGATGGGGAATGGTGCTGACCGAGGCCATGACGTTTGGAACTATTCCGGTGGCTTTCGAGTCGTTTGCCTCTGTGACGGATATCATAGAAGACGGGAAGACCGGTATGCTGGTTCCGCCTTTCTCACGCAAACAGTTTGCCCGGAAGCTGGAAGTATTGATGGCAGACGAGGAACTGCGTTCAAGCATGTCCAAGGCATGCGCTCGGTATGTAAAATGCTTTGACATACAGAATGTTGCGGATAAATGGGAAGAAGTTTTCAATCGATTGAAAGATAAGGGTCACTAA
- a CDS encoding glycosyltransferase, giving the protein MNNIPRISVIVPVYKVEKHLSQCVESILVQTFTDFELLLIDDGSPDNCGEICEEYARKDKRIRVFHQENAGLSCARNIGLINAYGRYVTFVDSDDYVKKNYLKDLYDSLPSDKTLMGVIAGSLERYLPNKDFQILHVPEKEITSEKVFLILTDLIDKYVTYAGNKLYDNRIIKQHKISFIPFVSGLEDMLFLLDYLLYADFMLIRDYNNYIYRVGYSTDALSVRINSFDAEYAAFSNYLKRVHTYQKKFDLEDDSLNKTWSSLTIFFHKVVLAIYKAENDYIHRERIAFLRRVLSSDKEWIKKHFFPQYKADVLGKFLLCNISISVFDVWMLFLSGIKFKKRFGGK; this is encoded by the coding sequence ATGAATAATATTCCCCGAATATCAGTAATAGTACCCGTTTATAAAGTAGAGAAGCACTTATCACAATGTGTTGAAAGTATTCTTGTGCAGACATTCACCGATTTTGAATTGTTGCTGATAGACGATGGAAGTCCTGATAATTGTGGAGAAATATGCGAGGAATATGCCCGGAAAGATAAAAGAATACGGGTGTTTCATCAGGAGAATGCCGGTTTGAGTTGCGCCCGGAATATAGGCCTGATAAATGCTTATGGACGATATGTGACGTTTGTCGATTCTGATGATTATGTGAAAAAGAACTACCTGAAAGACTTATACGATTCATTGCCTTCTGATAAAACGTTGATGGGAGTCATTGCAGGCTCGCTTGAACGATATTTACCGAATAAGGATTTTCAAATACTTCATGTGCCCGAAAAGGAAATTACGTCAGAGAAAGTCTTTCTTATATTGACAGATTTGATAGATAAATACGTTACCTATGCCGGTAATAAGCTCTATGATAACCGAATCATTAAACAGCATAAAATAAGTTTTATTCCTTTCGTTTCGGGTTTGGAGGATATGTTGTTTTTGTTAGACTATCTTCTTTATGCTGATTTTATGCTTATCCGTGATTATAATAACTACATATATAGAGTAGGATATTCTACTGATGCGTTGTCTGTGCGGATAAATAGTTTTGATGCGGAATATGCGGCTTTTTCCAATTATCTAAAACGAGTACATACGTATCAAAAGAAGTTTGATTTGGAGGATGATTCTCTGAATAAGACATGGAGTTCATTGACCATTTTTTTTCACAAAGTAGTTTTGGCCATATATAAGGCGGAGAATGATTATATCCATAGGGAACGCATCGCTTTTTTACGCCGAGTACTTTCATCGGATAAGGAATGGATAAAGAAGCATTTCTTTCCGCAATATAAGGCAGATGTGTTGGGTAAGTTCTTGCTTTGCAATATAAGTATATCTGTTTTTGATGTATGGATGCTTTTTTTGTCGGGTATAAAATTTAAAAAAAGGTTTGGAGGGAAATAG
- a CDS encoding glycosyltransferase family 2 protein: protein MKVSVIIPVYNVSKYIERCLLSVLNQTWQDLEVILVNDCTPDDSMEIAERVVKAHPRGKDVLFRANEKNKGLSATRNLAIHAATGDYLFFLDSDDYLPLDSLAILSLELQTKKYDFVLGDYEITGQSRSLHSHKMGKRGLHSNEEILSSYSMFLWPRMACNILVNRNFLLSEELFFKEGIVHEDDLWTFQLACKAGSAYFCNKTTYYYYTHSNSITGNPSLWNLQCRVFIVDLMYNYILSDAKLMRNKYVYVTFEETKAKYFDRILYFTKDESFRYKSYQSFRQRRYISNLKAFLCFHLHLSLFLRNLHYAFPIHLGYLYFKFFVKFSYYLLVLPIKVKRLLHIK from the coding sequence ATGAAAGTGTCCGTCATCATCCCCGTTTACAACGTTTCCAAATACATAGAACGTTGTTTACTCTCCGTCTTGAACCAGACCTGGCAAGATTTGGAGGTGATTTTGGTGAATGATTGCACACCAGATGACTCGATGGAGATAGCGGAGAGGGTGGTGAAAGCACATCCGCGTGGAAAAGATGTCCTTTTTAGAGCTAATGAAAAGAATAAAGGATTATCTGCAACAAGAAATTTAGCAATACATGCCGCAACAGGTGATTATTTATTTTTTTTGGATAGTGATGATTATTTGCCTTTAGATAGTTTGGCTATTCTATCTTTGGAGCTACAAACTAAGAAATATGATTTTGTGCTTGGTGATTATGAGATAACCGGCCAGTCACGTTCTCTTCATTCTCATAAGATGGGGAAAAGAGGACTCCATTCAAATGAGGAAATATTGTCATCTTACTCAATGTTTCTTTGGCCAAGAATGGCATGTAATATTCTAGTAAACAGAAATTTTCTTCTTTCTGAAGAACTTTTTTTTAAGGAAGGAATTGTGCATGAAGATGATTTATGGACTTTTCAATTGGCTTGTAAAGCCGGTTCTGCTTACTTTTGTAATAAAACGACCTACTATTATTATACTCATTCCAATTCCATAACAGGAAACCCTTCGTTGTGGAATTTGCAATGCAGAGTCTTTATTGTTGACTTGATGTATAATTATATTTTGTCTGATGCCAAGTTGATGAGAAATAAATATGTATATGTAACATTTGAAGAAACAAAAGCAAAATATTTTGATCGTATTCTATATTTTACGAAAGATGAATCTTTCCGTTATAAAAGCTATCAATCTTTTCGACAACGGAGATACATATCGAATTTAAAGGCTTTTCTTTGTTTTCATCTACATTTGAGTTTATTTTTACGTAATTTACATTATGCTTTTCCTATTCATTTGGGATATTTATATTTTAAGTTTTTTGTGAAGTTCTCCTATTATTTATTAGTTTTACCTATAAAAGTAAAAAGGCTTTTACACATAAAATAA